In Deltaproteobacteria bacterium, one DNA window encodes the following:
- a CDS encoding ribosome-associated translation inhibitor RaiA gives MQINVEGRNTEVRQTWRDLIENKLTKCERYPNEITHARVTISHSPHHQQGDNQVQVVLSVSGRTLTVKKHGAQIPAVLRSALTAAERELAGYHENRKRFIKKPLRPAEPPETGQTMVPQLTAPKAGSPRKQTR, from the coding sequence ATGCAAATTAACGTTGAGGGACGGAACACCGAAGTACGACAAACTTGGCGTGATCTCATCGAGAACAAGCTCACGAAGTGTGAGCGTTATCCCAACGAAATCACTCACGCGCGTGTCACGATCTCCCATAGCCCACATCACCAGCAAGGAGATAATCAAGTTCAGGTCGTTCTCTCTGTTTCTGGTCGGACCCTCACCGTCAAGAAACATGGTGCCCAGATTCCCGCGGTGCTTCGCTCTGCGCTGACCGCGGCAGAACGAGAACTAGCCGGATACCACGAGAACCGCAAACGATTCATCAAAAAACCGTTGCGGCCAGCAGAGCCACCCGAAACGGGACAGACAATGGTGCCCCAGCTCACAGCTCCCAAAGCAGGCTCCCCACGCAAGCAGACCCGTTAA